In the genome of Nocardia sp. NBC_00416, one region contains:
- a CDS encoding metal-sulfur cluster assembly factor, producing the protein MTDISATETTAPDQADPAASDGAVPAASDGAVPAVSGEAVPAAAELSPEELAQLADLEEAMRDVVDPELGINVVDLGLVYGLRVEETTAVLDMTLTSAACPLTDVIEDQSRNALVRSGLVDDLKINWVWMPPWGPDKITEDGREQLRALGFTV; encoded by the coding sequence ATGACCGATATTTCCGCCACCGAGACCACCGCGCCCGACCAGGCCGATCCGGCTGCTTCGGACGGGGCCGTTCCGGCTGCTTCGGACGGGGCCGTTCCGGCGGTGTCCGGCGAGGCCGTTCCGGCCGCCGCGGAGTTGTCGCCCGAGGAACTGGCGCAGCTAGCCGATCTCGAAGAGGCCATGCGCGATGTGGTCGATCCCGAACTCGGTATCAATGTCGTCGACCTGGGTCTGGTCTATGGACTGCGGGTCGAGGAGACCACCGCAGTTCTCGATATGACGCTGACGTCGGCCGCCTGCCCGCTCACCGATGTGATCGAGGACCAGTCCCGCAACGCCCTGGTGCGCAGCGGCCTGGTCGACGATCTGAAGATCAATTGGGTCTGGATGCCGCCGTGGGGTCCGGACAAGATCACCGAGGACGGCCGGGAGCAATTGCGGGCACTCGGTTTCACGGTCTGA
- the sufC gene encoding Fe-S cluster assembly ATPase SufC gives MTTLEIKDLHAEVATPDGETVKILNGVNLTVKSGETHAIMGPNGSGKSTLSYAIAGHPKYTVTSGTITLDGEDVLAMSVDERARAGLFLAMQYPVEVPGVSTSNFLRTAVTAVRGEAPKLRHWVKEVKESMNELDIDAAFAERSVNEGFSGGEKKRHEILQLGLLKPKIAILDETDSGLDVDALRIVSEGVNRYRERENGGVLLITHYTRILRYIQPQFVHVFVGGRIVAEGGPELAEELDANGYVKFTQTAGAGA, from the coding sequence ATGACCACCCTGGAAATCAAGGACCTGCACGCCGAGGTCGCCACCCCGGACGGGGAGACCGTCAAGATCCTCAACGGTGTGAACCTCACCGTGAAATCCGGCGAGACGCACGCCATCATGGGTCCCAACGGCTCCGGCAAGTCGACCCTGTCCTACGCCATCGCCGGACATCCCAAGTACACCGTCACCTCGGGCACGATCACCCTCGACGGTGAGGACGTGCTGGCGATGTCGGTGGACGAGCGGGCGCGGGCCGGACTGTTCCTGGCCATGCAGTACCCGGTAGAGGTGCCCGGCGTCTCCACCTCGAACTTCCTGCGCACCGCCGTGACCGCGGTGCGCGGCGAAGCGCCGAAGCTGCGGCACTGGGTCAAGGAGGTGAAGGAGTCGATGAACGAACTCGATATCGACGCCGCCTTCGCCGAGCGCAGCGTGAACGAGGGCTTCTCCGGTGGCGAGAAGAAGCGGCACGAGATCCTGCAGCTGGGCCTGCTGAAGCCGAAGATCGCCATCCTCGACGAGACCGATTCCGGCCTCGATGTGGACGCGCTGCGTATCGTCTCCGAGGGTGTCAACCGCTACCGGGAGCGGGAGAACGGCGGCGTCCTGCTGATCACCCACTACACCCGTATCCTGCGCTATATCCAGCCGCAGTTCGTGCACGTGTTCGTCGGCGGGCGCATCGTGGCCGAGGGCGGTCCCGAGCTGGCCGAGGAACTCGACGCCAACGGCTATGTGAAGTTCACCCAGACCGCAGGAGCCGGAGCCTGA
- the sufB gene encoding Fe-S cluster assembly protein SufB yields MTTTTDQVPSLTQEEAIASLGNYGYGWADSDVAGASAQRGLSEEVVRDISNKKSEPTWMLENRLKALRIFDRKPMPHWGSNLDGIDFDNIKYFVRSTEKQAESWEDLPEDIRNTYDKLGIPEAEKQRLVSGVAAQYESEVVYHQIREDLEQQGVIFLDTDTALKEHPEIFRQYFGSVIPAGDNKFSALNTSVWSGGSFIYVPPGVHVDIPLQAYFRINTENMGQFERTLIIVDEDAYVHYVEGCTAPIYKSDSLHSAVVEIIVKKGGRCRYTTIQNWSNNVYNLVTKRAKAEAGATMEWIDGNIGSKVTMKYPAVWMTGEHAKGEVLSVAFAGEGQHQDTGAKMVHLAPHTSSTIVSKSVARGGGRASYRGLVQVNKGAYGSKSTVKCDALLVDTISRSDTYPYVDIREDDVTMGHEATVSKVSEDQLFYLMSRGMTEDEAMAMVVRGFVEPIAKELPMEYALELNRLIELQMEGAVG; encoded by the coding sequence ATGACGACCACCACCGACCAGGTGCCTTCGCTCACCCAGGAGGAGGCCATCGCCTCACTGGGCAACTACGGCTACGGCTGGGCGGACTCGGATGTGGCGGGCGCCAGCGCGCAGCGGGGTCTGTCCGAAGAGGTCGTTCGCGATATCTCGAACAAGAAGAGCGAACCGACCTGGATGCTGGAGAACCGTCTCAAGGCGCTGCGGATCTTCGATCGCAAACCGATGCCGCACTGGGGATCGAACCTCGACGGCATCGACTTCGACAACATCAAGTACTTCGTGCGCTCGACCGAGAAGCAGGCCGAGAGCTGGGAGGACCTGCCCGAGGACATCCGCAACACCTACGACAAGCTGGGCATCCCGGAAGCGGAGAAGCAGCGGCTGGTCTCGGGTGTCGCCGCACAGTACGAGAGTGAAGTCGTCTATCACCAGATCCGCGAGGATCTGGAACAGCAGGGCGTCATCTTCCTCGACACCGATACGGCGTTGAAGGAGCATCCGGAGATCTTCCGCCAGTACTTCGGCTCGGTCATCCCCGCCGGGGACAACAAGTTCTCCGCGCTGAACACCTCGGTCTGGTCGGGCGGCTCCTTCATCTATGTGCCGCCGGGCGTGCACGTGGACATCCCGCTGCAGGCCTACTTCCGGATCAACACCGAGAACATGGGCCAGTTCGAGCGCACCCTGATCATCGTCGACGAGGACGCCTACGTGCACTACGTCGAGGGCTGCACCGCGCCGATCTACAAATCCGATTCGCTGCACTCGGCCGTGGTCGAGATCATCGTGAAGAAGGGCGGCCGCTGCCGCTACACGACCATCCAGAACTGGTCGAACAACGTCTACAACCTGGTCACCAAGCGGGCCAAGGCCGAGGCCGGCGCGACCATGGAATGGATCGACGGCAATATCGGCTCCAAGGTCACCATGAAGTACCCGGCCGTGTGGATGACCGGTGAGCACGCCAAGGGCGAGGTGCTCTCGGTCGCTTTCGCCGGTGAGGGCCAGCATCAGGACACCGGCGCCAAGATGGTGCACCTGGCGCCGCACACCTCCTCGACCATCGTGTCCAAATCGGTGGCGCGTGGCGGCGGCCGGGCCTCCTACCGTGGCCTGGTCCAGGTGAACAAGGGCGCCTACGGGTCCAAGTCGACGGTGAAATGCGATGCGCTGCTGGTCGACACCATCAGCCGCTCCGACACCTACCCCTACGTCGATATCCGCGAGGACGACGTGACCATGGGGCACGAAGCGACCGTGTCGAAGGTGTCCGAGGATCAACTGTTCTACCTCATGAGCCGCGGTATGACCGAGGACGAGGCGATGGCGATGGTCGTGCGCGGCTTCGTCGAGCCCATCGCCAAGGAACTCCCGATGGAGTACGCCCTCGAGCTCAACCGCCTGATCGAACTGCAGATGGAAGGAGCCGTCGGCTGA
- the sufU gene encoding Fe-S cluster assembly sulfur transfer protein SufU: protein MRIEDMYQEVILDHYKHPHNHGLREPYGAEVHHVNPTCGDAVTLRVRLGDHGDIADVSYDGQGCSISQAAISVLTDQVIGLPVAEALGVVDSFIEMIGSRGTVDGDEDIIGDGIAFAGVAKYPARVKCALLGWLAFKDATLRVAAAADVGAAPGASGTDPSRNGETA from the coding sequence ATGCGTATAGAAGACATGTATCAGGAAGTGATCCTGGATCACTACAAGCATCCGCACAATCATGGGCTGCGCGAGCCGTACGGCGCCGAAGTGCACCACGTGAACCCCACGTGCGGTGACGCGGTGACGCTGCGGGTGCGGCTCGGCGACCACGGTGACATCGCGGATGTGTCCTATGACGGGCAGGGCTGCTCGATCAGCCAGGCCGCCATCTCGGTGTTGACCGATCAGGTGATCGGGCTGCCGGTTGCGGAGGCGCTGGGGGTCGTCGATTCGTTCATCGAGATGATCGGCAGCCGAGGCACCGTCGACGGCGACGAGGACATCATCGGCGACGGGATCGCCTTCGCCGGCGTCGCCAAATATCCGGCCCGCGTGAAATGCGCGCTGCTGGGCTGGCTGGCGTTCAAGGACGCGACGCTGCGGGTCGCCGCCGCGGCCGATGTCGGCGCGGCTCCCGGCGCATCCGGTACCGACCCATCACGGAACGGGGAAACAGCATGA
- the sufD gene encoding Fe-S cluster assembly protein SufD: MALDNVAEAAEARTPAINKGEVFTSFDVNAFEIPSGKDEAWRFTPLRRLRGLHNGTAIRDGQAGVEVDSVAGVTVETVDRDDARLGAGGTPSDRVAAQAYSGFERATVVSVGKETEVAEPVVVRITGPGEGKTAYGHLQVRLAEFAVATVVIDQRGSGTYAENIEFVLGDSARLTVVAVQDWADDAVHATAHHALLGRDAVLRHTAVTLGGDLVRLTGNVRYAGPGGDAELLGLYFADAGQHFEQRLLVDHAVPHCKSNVLYKGALQGDPHSPKGDARTVWVGDVLIRAAAEGTDTFEINRNLVLTDGARADSVPNLEIETGEIVGAGHASATGRFDDEQLFYLRARGIPEEVARRLVVRGFFHEIIQKIAVREVAERLEAAIEAELAAIGV, encoded by the coding sequence ATGGCATTGGACAACGTTGCCGAGGCCGCCGAGGCTCGTACTCCGGCGATCAACAAGGGCGAGGTGTTCACCTCGTTCGATGTGAACGCCTTCGAGATCCCCTCCGGTAAGGACGAGGCGTGGCGGTTCACCCCGCTGCGCCGGCTGCGCGGCCTGCACAACGGCACCGCCATCCGGGACGGGCAGGCCGGCGTCGAGGTCGACTCGGTTGCCGGGGTCACGGTGGAGACCGTGGATCGCGACGACGCCCGGCTGGGCGCCGGCGGTACCCCGTCGGATCGGGTGGCCGCCCAGGCGTACTCCGGGTTCGAGCGGGCTACGGTCGTCTCGGTGGGCAAGGAGACCGAGGTCGCCGAACCCGTCGTCGTGCGTATCACCGGTCCGGGTGAGGGCAAGACCGCCTACGGTCACCTGCAGGTGCGACTGGCCGAATTCGCCGTCGCCACCGTGGTGATCGACCAGCGGGGCAGCGGAACCTATGCCGAGAACATCGAATTCGTCCTCGGTGACAGCGCCCGGCTCACCGTCGTCGCAGTCCAGGACTGGGCCGATGACGCCGTGCACGCCACCGCGCATCACGCCCTGCTGGGCCGCGACGCGGTACTGCGGCACACCGCGGTCACCCTCGGCGGTGATCTCGTGCGGCTCACCGGCAATGTCCGTTACGCCGGTCCGGGCGGCGACGCCGAACTGCTCGGCCTCTACTTCGCCGACGCCGGACAGCATTTCGAACAGCGCCTGCTCGTCGATCACGCTGTCCCGCACTGCAAATCGAACGTGCTGTACAAGGGCGCCCTGCAGGGCGACCCGCATTCGCCCAAGGGTGATGCTCGCACGGTGTGGGTCGGTGACGTGCTGATCCGTGCCGCCGCCGAGGGCACCGACACCTTCGAGATCAACCGCAACCTGGTTCTCACCGACGGCGCCCGCGCCGACTCCGTGCCGAACCTGGAGATCGAGACCGGTGAGATCGTCGGCGCCGGTCACGCGTCGGCGACCGGGCGGTTCGACGACGAACAGCTGTTCTATCTGCGTGCCCGCGGTATTCCGGAAGAGGTCGCCCGCCGTCTGGTGGTCCGCGGTTTCTTCCACGAGATCATCCAGAAGATCGCGGTCCGCGAGGTCGCCGAGCGGCTCGAGGCGGCCATCGAGGCCGAACTCGCCGCCATCGGCGTCTGA
- the mptB gene encoding polyprenol phosphomannose-dependent alpha 1,6 mannosyltransferase MptB — MAGQAGAPGASASLGQRALKLVRRALGLDVPPSDHTIAILHSDESEVPGLDRRERAQLDRIRLMGATGTVLMAISALGIGAQPVHQNPTSGMRVLGIFARAHTGSLAMCMVGTVTVVLAWLLLGRFAVGGLGGAPLHRLTRRQLDRTLLLWIIPLCVAPPMFSNDVYSYLAQSEIAARGIDPYLEGPVAGLGIDNVLTNNVPNIWRETPAPYGPLFLWIGHGIAEITGENILAGVWVHRLLALAGVALIVWALPRLSIRCGVAPVSALWLGVANPLVLFHLIGGVHNDALMLGLMLAGLEFMLRAIHGVPGDGGPPPLDGRGWTLLVGGAVVISLSASVKVTSIIALGFAGMALARRWGPGLRQILAAAGLLGLIAVLVTVVISTVSGLGFGWLNTLNTASAVRSWMSLPTALGIITGFGGVLLGLGDHTTALLSITRPIAAVVAGFITVRMLVATWTGRLHPVGALGVSLGAIVLLFPVVQPWYLLWAIVPMAAWATRPVFRAPAVGISAVVSVILMPRGADLEVFQIVGSAVATVIVSLLFIVVTRNALPWRAPRGVSAPSQAAGAYGGTS, encoded by the coding sequence GTGGCAGGACAGGCAGGCGCCCCGGGCGCATCGGCGTCGCTCGGGCAGCGCGCACTGAAACTGGTGCGGCGCGCCCTCGGGCTGGATGTCCCGCCCTCGGACCACACCATCGCGATTCTGCACAGCGACGAATCCGAGGTGCCGGGGCTCGATCGCCGGGAACGGGCGCAGCTCGACCGTATCCGGCTGATGGGCGCCACCGGCACGGTGCTGATGGCGATCAGCGCGCTCGGCATCGGGGCGCAACCGGTGCACCAGAATCCGACCTCGGGTATGCGGGTACTGGGCATCTTCGCCCGGGCGCACACCGGGTCACTCGCCATGTGCATGGTCGGCACGGTGACCGTGGTGCTGGCCTGGCTGCTGCTGGGCCGGTTCGCCGTCGGCGGCCTCGGCGGCGCTCCGCTGCACCGGCTCACCCGGCGTCAGCTGGACCGCACGCTGCTGCTGTGGATCATTCCGCTGTGCGTGGCGCCGCCGATGTTCAGCAACGACGTCTACTCCTACCTGGCGCAGAGCGAGATCGCCGCCCGCGGGATCGACCCGTACCTGGAGGGCCCGGTGGCGGGCCTGGGCATCGACAATGTGCTCACCAACAACGTGCCCAACATCTGGCGCGAGACTCCGGCCCCGTACGGGCCGTTGTTCCTCTGGATCGGGCACGGGATCGCCGAGATCACCGGCGAGAACATCCTGGCCGGAGTCTGGGTGCACCGGCTGCTGGCCCTGGCCGGAGTGGCGTTGATCGTCTGGGCGCTGCCGCGCCTGTCCATCCGCTGCGGGGTGGCGCCGGTCAGCGCACTGTGGCTGGGGGTGGCGAACCCGCTGGTGCTGTTCCACCTCATCGGCGGGGTCCACAACGACGCGCTCATGCTCGGGCTGATGCTGGCGGGGCTGGAGTTCATGCTGCGGGCGATCCACGGCGTACCCGGCGACGGCGGACCGCCACCACTCGACGGGCGGGGCTGGACACTGCTCGTCGGCGGGGCGGTCGTGATCAGCCTGTCCGCCTCCGTCAAGGTGACCTCGATCATCGCGCTGGGCTTCGCGGGGATGGCGCTGGCCCGCCGCTGGGGTCCGGGCCTGCGACAGATACTCGCCGCCGCCGGGCTGCTCGGACTGATCGCGGTCCTGGTCACCGTGGTGATCAGCACGGTGAGCGGACTCGGATTCGGCTGGCTGAACACCCTGAACACCGCGAGCGCGGTACGCAGCTGGATGTCGCTGCCCACAGCGCTGGGCATCATCACCGGATTCGGAGGCGTACTACTGGGGCTCGGCGACCACACCACCGCGCTGCTGAGCATCACCCGACCGATCGCGGCAGTGGTGGCGGGCTTCATCACGGTGCGGATGCTCGTCGCGACCTGGACGGGCCGGCTGCACCCGGTGGGAGCGCTGGGGGTTTCGCTCGGCGCCATCGTGCTGCTCTTCCCCGTAGTCCAGCCGTGGTACCTGCTGTGGGCGATCGTGCCGATGGCGGCGTGGGCGACGCGGCCGGTGTTCCGGGCGCCGGCGGTCGGCATCTCCGCGGTGGTCAGCGTGATCCTGATGCCGCGCGGCGCGGACCTCGAGGTGTTCCAGATCGTGGGGTCGGCGGTGGCCACGGTGATCGTCTCACTGCTGTTCATCGTGGTCACCCGGAACGCGCTGCCCTGGCGGGCGCCACGGGGGGTGTCGGCCCCGTCACAGGCGGCGGGGGCTTACGGTGGGACCTCGTGA
- a CDS encoding helix-turn-helix transcriptional regulator has protein sequence MGLPDVDERAGHRTGPGSVGLPATGGEGHTRAAIVKLLLEEGPITATAIGSALGLAPAGVRRHLDALIESGQARAGRSAPWQQKGRGRPAKQYQLTAAGRGMLGHAYDDLAGAAIRQLREIGGAEAVTAFARKRARTLVDGIEPLPAPGSDPESDGTGAEGARSGTVAKAEEIATALSDAGFAASTRRVGAGVQICQHHCPVSHVAEEFPELCEAELEAFREVLGTHVQRLATIANGDCACTTHVPLTVLPTAAGGTDSHNASPTTVAQPATDATNDSGRSAE, from the coding sequence ATGGGTTTGCCGGATGTGGACGAAAGGGCTGGTCACCGGACCGGTCCCGGGTCTGTCGGCCTGCCCGCGACCGGCGGTGAAGGACATACCCGAGCCGCCATCGTCAAACTTCTGCTCGAGGAAGGGCCGATCACCGCGACCGCGATCGGCAGCGCGCTGGGCTTGGCCCCGGCGGGTGTGCGCCGGCACCTGGACGCCCTCATCGAATCGGGTCAGGCGCGGGCCGGGCGTTCGGCGCCCTGGCAGCAGAAGGGCCGCGGGCGACCGGCGAAGCAATACCAGCTCACTGCGGCCGGGCGGGGCATGCTCGGTCACGCCTACGACGATCTGGCCGGTGCCGCCATTCGGCAACTGCGGGAGATCGGCGGGGCGGAAGCCGTCACCGCGTTCGCCCGCAAACGGGCCCGCACTCTGGTCGACGGGATCGAACCGCTGCCCGCGCCGGGATCCGACCCCGAGTCGGACGGGACCGGCGCGGAGGGGGCGCGGTCCGGCACCGTGGCCAAGGCGGAGGAGATCGCCACCGCGCTCTCGGACGCGGGATTCGCCGCCAGCACGCGGCGGGTGGGCGCGGGTGTGCAGATCTGTCAGCACCACTGCCCCGTTTCGCACGTCGCCGAGGAATTCCCCGAGCTGTGCGAAGCCGAACTCGAGGCCTTCCGGGAGGTCCTCGGTACGCATGTGCAGCGCCTGGCGACGATCGCCAACGGCGACTGCGCCTGCACCACCCATGTACCCCTGACAGTGCTGCCGACCGCGGCGGGCGGCACCGACTCGCACAACGCTTCACCCACAACCGTTGCACAGCCCGCAACGGACGCAACGAACGACTCCGGAAGGAGCGCCGAATGA
- a CDS encoding cysteine desulfurase, translated as MTATLPTFDVARIRADFPILNRTVREGKPLVYLDSGATSQRPLAVLDAEREFLVERNSAVHRGAHQLAEEATDAYEGARAEIAGFVGAAADEIVFTKNATESLNVVTYSFADDRFPYHVGPGDEIVITELEHHANLVPWQELARRTGATLRWYGVTDEGRIDLDSLELSPATKVVAFTHQSNVTGAVAPVAELVRRARAVGALVVLDACQSVPHAPVDLGALDVDYAAFSGHKMLGPSGVGVLYGKRAILAQTPPFISGGSMIETVTMEKTTFAPPPQRFEAGVPMTSQVVGLGAAVRYLQEIGMDAVAAHEHLLVDAALAGLGEVAGVRIVGPTENVERGGAVAFVVDGIHAHDLGQILDDEGVAIRVGHHCAAPLHQRFGVVATARASFALYNTVDEVEKMVAAVRKAQSFFGVG; from the coding sequence ATGACAGCGACCCTCCCCACCTTCGACGTCGCCCGGATCCGGGCCGACTTCCCGATCCTGAACCGTACGGTCCGGGAGGGGAAGCCGCTGGTGTACCTGGATTCCGGGGCGACTTCGCAGCGGCCGCTGGCGGTGCTGGACGCCGAGCGCGAATTCCTCGTCGAACGGAACTCGGCGGTACACCGCGGCGCGCATCAGCTGGCGGAGGAAGCCACCGACGCCTATGAGGGCGCCCGGGCCGAGATCGCCGGCTTCGTGGGCGCGGCGGCCGACGAGATCGTGTTCACCAAGAACGCGACCGAATCGCTGAACGTGGTGACCTACTCGTTCGCCGACGATCGGTTCCCGTACCACGTGGGCCCGGGCGACGAGATCGTGATCACCGAACTCGAACATCACGCCAACCTGGTGCCCTGGCAGGAACTCGCTCGTCGCACCGGTGCCACCTTGCGCTGGTACGGGGTCACGGACGAGGGGCGTATCGATCTGGATTCGCTCGAACTGTCCCCGGCCACCAAGGTCGTGGCCTTCACCCATCAGTCGAATGTCACCGGTGCCGTGGCGCCGGTCGCGGAACTGGTGCGCCGGGCCCGCGCCGTCGGCGCGCTGGTGGTGCTGGACGCCTGCCAGTCGGTACCGCACGCGCCGGTCGATCTGGGCGCGCTGGACGTGGATTACGCCGCGTTCTCCGGGCACAAGATGCTGGGGCCCTCCGGTGTGGGTGTGCTGTACGGAAAACGGGCGATCCTCGCGCAGACCCCGCCCTTCATCAGCGGCGGGTCGATGATCGAGACCGTCACCATGGAGAAGACCACCTTCGCCCCGCCGCCGCAGCGGTTCGAGGCCGGGGTGCCGATGACCTCGCAGGTGGTCGGGCTCGGCGCGGCGGTGCGATACCTGCAGGAGATCGGCATGGACGCGGTGGCCGCGCACGAGCACCTGCTCGTCGACGCCGCACTCGCCGGGCTGGGCGAGGTTGCGGGCGTGCGGATCGTCGGGCCGACCGAGAACGTCGAGCGCGGTGGCGCGGTGGCGTTCGTCGTGGACGGGATCCATGCGCACGATCTGGGGCAGATCCTCGATGACGAGGGTGTCGCGATCCGGGTCGGACACCATTGCGCCGCGCCGCTGCACCAGCGGTTCGGTGTAGTCGCTACCGCCCGTGCGTCGTTCGCGCTGTACAACACCGTGGACGAGGTGGAGAAAATGGTCGCCGCAGTGCGGAAGGCGCAGAGCTTCTTCGGGGTTGGCTAG